Within Bacteroidota bacterium, the genomic segment CTTATGGACACATTTTGGTGCGTCAGAATGGAACGCTCATTCTCACGGGTGGTGAGTATGATGTTGCATCGCTAACCATGTACCGTGGTTCAGAAATGCGTTATGAGGCAGCTGGTGCAATGCGCGTTGCTGGCCGGGTTGAAACGCAGAAATCTGTTGATATTGGACCTGCTGATGCGTCGGTTGCTGATGCCAGTACATTTGTGCTCTATGTTGAAGGCATGAACGGCGAAAACGGCGGGCTCTTTGAGAAGCCGGCTGCGGTAGATCTTGGCAAGAGCGCTGAAGTGCAGGTTAACATATTTGCACCAAATGGTAGCATCGTAATGAATGAGCTTGTAACGGCTACAGGCGCCTTCTTGGCGAAAGATGTATGGTTGGAGCGGAATGTTTCGATCACGCTCGACAGCCACTGGGCTGCTGATATGTCGCAGGCAACCGTAGCGGCCGCTAATGCCGGCAGCGACGAACTGCTGTTGGAGCAAACAGCAGCAGCATTGCCTGAGGAGTATGCATTGACGCAGAACTATCCGAATCCGTTCAATCCAACGACGACCATTCCGTTTAGCCTGCCAGAAGCAGGGCATGTAACACTGAAAGTGTACGATATGCTTGGCCGCCTGGTTGATACACTGGTTGATCGCGAAATGAACGCAGGCTATCACAATGCAGCATTCAACGCGCGCTCTTATCCGAGTGGTGCATACATCTACCGGCTCGAAGTGAACAATTTTGCTTCTGTCAAGAAAATGATGCTCGTGAAGTAAGCACCTATACGGCCTGAGGAAACGATGGCTCTATCAAGGTTTCAAACAAAGGGCCGGCGCTTTGAAAAGTGCCGGCCCTTTTTGTTATGCATCAACCTGAATACTGAATGATGTGAAGCAAACGACCGGCGCCCGCATAATAAAGCACGCCTTATTCTCGTTAGATAGATATCAGATCTGAATAAACAGCAGCTACACCCGGGACCTGTCTAATCTGGCAGGATATGCTGCATTTTTACCAGTTAGTACGCCAATCAGTAGTGCGGGTATTCAAATGAAAAAGCAGAAATACGGTTTTGAAAATGTAACTGTGGCTTCCCCTTGTCACGAGTCGTGGGATAATATGACAGGTGGTGAGCATGTTCGGTTTTGTGCCGCTTGTGAGCACCCAGTTTATAACCTCTCTTCTTTAACAGGACACGAAATAGCCAGCCTGATCAAAGAAACTGAAGGGCCTCGCAAATGCGTGCGGTTTTATCGCAGAGCAGATGGTACCATGCGTACAAAAGACTGTCCGGTAGGATATGCCAAAGCCCGGCGTCGGGCAATTGGTGTTTTTGCTTCTCTGGCAGCTGCGGTCTTTGGCGGCACAGCACTCTACAAGTATTTCGAGCAGCAAAATCAGTATCCAGCAGTGATGGGACTCATAGCGATGCCCATCGATGCACCAGAAGGAGAAATTACTATGGGCGAAATGATTGTGCTCGATGTAATCGAAACCCCGTAGGCCTCCGTTTTTCGATGAAGTGTCGCAATAAAATCACCGTTTCTGCCGGCAGCGGATCTTGGCTGATTTAGGGATTACTTATGCACTAGCCTAACAAAACACTGTAGCAGAATTCTGAGATGCAGGAACAGGGAAATACATGTTATGACATGGTTAAATATTACTGTGAAAAAGGCGACAGAACTTTGTGAATTCACGGATTCACATGTGTATGTGATTGAACGACGGTAGGGTAGTTGCTATCTTTTTAATGCCCTTCAGACCAACAGATACCAAGCGCCATGAAGTCCTTTTCTTCCAAGATATGGGAACGTATTGCCTTTTCTACAGCATTCGCCTGCGTTGTCCTCGCAGTACTGTGGAAATTGATTGTTTGAGTAATCCAACACGCTATCTAAACCAAAAAAACGCCACCTGTTACAAGCGACACACCTCAAACAGGCGATTCAACGCAAGACGCGACATTTTTCTTGTCCATACCAGCAGGACGCATCGTATACCCAATCTGACACGCATATGCAGCTAACTGTATGCTGTGGGCAGATGCAAATGTATTGCTGCAGATACAGTCAGCTGCTTCCGGTCTGTATTATCGGGAAGACCCTTTTTTAGCTTTTTCTTTTTTGAACGCCGGGGTATGTTTGTCCAAAATATGTTGGATTCGGCCGTGCGATTTTGAAAAGATCTCGCTGGCGATTTCTTGCAGTTCACCGTCTTCGTGTGTTTCCAGAAAGGCACCCATGCGCCGGCAAGCTTCCCACAATACCGGGCGCAGCGGGCGCTGGTTCAGAGAGATTGTTGCCTGCAATCGATCCTGGTTACGGGTCAGGTCGATCGAGAGGTAGGCAAGCATTTTGTTTTTGCCTTTTCGGAAATTCACATTCAGGCCATCAACACCGGTATCAGCTGTTTTAGACTTTTCTGGCGGTGCATCTTTGAGCAATTTGTCTCGCCAAACACGCGCAGCGAGTTCAGCTTCGTCCGTCCCGCCATAGATATTGTCGGAAAAGAGCTTGTTTTTGCTCAGGCGGGGAATACGCACCCACCAGCCTTTAACACCGCTTGAGGGGTAGTTCAAGCGCGTAATATACTTTCGATTACTCATATAAAGGGGTAGTTTAAAATGAGTAAGCGTGACAGATCGCTTTTATGTGGGTTGGGTCTTTATGACGTACCGATATCCAACCTGGAAAACTTTCTCAGATTGTGGTCAACGTATGCTGGCGCGTGGCGATAATCCACACAGCATGCCACCATGGTTGGCACAATATGATTTCAAAAAATCCTGGATGAATACCAATGTGTCGAGATTGACTGATGCCTGTCCCGTTCAAAAACAGGCAATCGCAGATCTTACCACACTACTTATGGATTCAAAAATCGTTAATGGGCGAAAAAAGCAGGAACTGCCAACAGGACACAATTAGGGTAGTGGTCTTTTATGAATCGTACTGAGCAGACGTCCACAAAATACTGTCGGAAAAACCGGCCTGCAATACGCCACGCCACTTTATGGCTCCCCAAAAAACATCGGAGCATCTAGATGTTGATGGTGCTAAGAGTAATAAAGATGTGCGTAGGTTAAACACGCACGGAGTGAGCGAATCGTTCCGCTATTTTACAATATAGTTTTTATTGCAAAACTACTAACTATACACACCAGCCGGCGGGTTAGACTACCTCGCTTGCAGTATCCAGTCCTTTTAACTGCTTTAGTATACGGACCAGGTGTTCGAGGTGGATAGGTTTGCTGATAAAATCGTCCATGCCAGCGAGGGTGCACTGGTTGCGGTCGTGCAGTGTTACGCTTGCTGTCATGGCTACAATTACTGGGCGCGAGTCATCTTCGTCATCCCAAATAATCCTGCGGGTTGTTTCAAGCCCATCCATTTCAGGCATGTAGACGTCCATAAAAATAACGTCGTAGTCTTTTTCTTTAAGCGCCTTTAGTACCAGTTTGCCGTTGGAAACAATATCCGGAGTATACCCCAGCCGCCTGAAAAATAGTCGCGCAAGTTCCTGGTTGATTGCGTCGTCTTCTGCGATGAGGATGTTAAGTGGGTGTGTTTGGCCTAACTGTGGATCAAAGATGAGGTAATCACTTTTCTGCTCTTTGGCACTTTTCCAACTTAGTGATGACTGTAATACCTTTTTAAGTCGTGCTTCCTTGATTGGCTTTTCGAGCAAGGCAGCCGGCTTAATTTGTTTGGGGGATGGGGAAAAGTTGCGCGTTGAAATAAGGATGAGCGGGCTGTCTTGATACTGAGCCTGCAGAGTGCGCCCCAATTTGCGGGCATCGAGTTCTGGTAGTTGATTGTCCAGTAAAATGGCATCGTACGGTGCAGTGTTTTTGCCTGCATTTTTGTCTGCCCGTGTAAGTGCCTCTACCGCCGAGGCCACAAAATCTGCCCGGATACCCCAGCGTTTAAACAGGTGTGAAAGCCGATTGCACCGGGGCTCACTACAGCTGACAACCAGAATGCGTTGACCGGCCATAATACTGGGCGTGCGCGTTGCTGGCATAATCAGGTCGGATCGTTGCTGCTCACCGGCTTCTATGGTGAAATAAAACTCAGATCCTTTGCCCGGAATGCTGTCGACGCCAATAGCGCCATCCATCATCTGGATGAGTCGTTTGCAGATGGTCAGGCCGAGTCCGGTCCCTCCGTACCTGCGGGTGGTAGAACTATCTACCTGGGTAAAGGAGTCGAAAATGGTAGCAACGCGCGCCGGTGGAATGCCTACGCCAGTGTCGTGTACGCTGAACCGAAGCGAGTAGGGGGCTGAAACGTCTTTGGGATATTTTTCTATGGCAACCTGAAGCGTGATTTCTCCAGCTTCGGTGAACTTGACAGCATTGTCCAGGAGGTTGATCAAAACCTGGCGCAACCGGGTGGCATCGCTGGATATGATATGGGGTACGCTTGGATGGATGAAATAGGCCAGGTCCAATTCTTTCTGGGCTGCAGTGTGGCACACCGCGTCCAGAGACTCCTCTATACAGGTATGCAGGGTAAACGGGTGTTTGTCGATTTTAACTTTGCCGGCTTCGATTTTAGAGAAGTCGAGTATGTCGTTGATAATTGCCAGCAGGCTGTTGCCGCTGTTTCTGATTGTATTGACAAACTCATACTGCTCCGCATCCAGTTCGGTATCAAGCAGCAAACTGGTAAAGCCAATAACCCCGTTCATGGGGGTACGGATTTCGTGGCTCATTGTGGCGAGGAATTCGCTTTTTGCAGTTGCTGCCTGCTCCGCGCTCTCTTTTGCGCGCTGTAGCTCCCGTTCTTTTTGCTTGAGTGACGTGATGTCGTGCAACATGAGCAACCGGCCGAGGTGATCCCCTTTGGCTCCAGTGATGGGTTTGCTCGATACCCGGTAACAGGTCTCTACATCGTTTTTGAGCAGAATTATGTCTTCGGGGATAGCACCGTGATCTGCAAGTTCATTCAGCGGATAAAGGCAAGCTTCAGAAAGCTCTTCGCCAATCAATTCTTTTTTTGGTAATTCCAGCAATGCAGCCGCAGAAGGATTTAAGTCAACGACACACTCATTGGTATCAAGGACGACAACCGGATCATCTACACAATCAAAGACCGTGGCCCTCGCGACGGGGGCGAGGTTGAACAGCTTATACCTGAAAATGCCCCAGGCAAACAATACGGCAGAAGCTGACATCGACAGGGGGGTAATGTCAATTTCTAGCTGGAAAAAGAGGTAGGTAATATTGGCGGTGAAAGGGATCAGAGCACCAAAAATCATGATGCCGCCCTGGTTTCTGTAAATGCGACTTTTGCCAAAAACAGCACGGATGATTACAATAGAGCCGATTAGAATGGCGAGGTAGCTATACAGGGTGTGGACCCAAAACCAGCCGTGTAAATCACGGGTAAAGATGTAATAATCATTAGTAACTTCGACCATGCTTGGCTGGCCGAACATAATACCGTGCTGCTGATTCGTGATCGCTAAAACTGAGGTGGTAGCGGGTATGATACAGGCTACCAATATGTGTTTCCAGGTAAGCCATTTGTTGCGCCGGGTAAAAGACAGCGCAAAAAAGAACCAGTTAATGCTGGAAAATGCAATCGGCAGGTATATGATGTTGTTGATCCTTGTTCTTGCCTCGATGGCCTCCCCAAGGCTATGATCCACCGCAGAAAGCAGGCACCACAGGAAAACAAGTGAACTGCCAATGATAAAAAATGGTACGGTAGGGAAATGTCTCCTAGGCCACGCATACAGCATCAGGGGCAACGTGCTAAAGGCGCCAACTAGAAAAATATATCCGCTATTGAGGAGGGAAGAGTCCATGGATTGTGTGAGTCGTATCGCATGATAATGAACTGCCGCGTGCACAAATTATCTGCAGGATACAGGTCAGCGCGCGCAAGGGGATACCAGTAGAGGTGTTGGGGCGTTTGCCAGAGAAGATATGCAGCAAACACACGTACAACGGAACAGGCAGGTATGCGTACGGAATATACGTGTTTAGCACTATAGCAGGAGAGACATTTGGCGCATATACTTGTAGGCAAGTTGGAGGGGATTTACATTGGTTCTGTAGTGGGAAAACGCGTGGCATTATAACAAACTGGGATAGGCAACGTGATAAATAAATCTTTGCTGGAAGAGCTTTACAGGCACATGGATTGGGCAGACGCCACGGTGTGGAAAAAGGTGTATGGGAATGAAGCAGCAATCGCAGATGACAACGTCAAGGCGTTGCTGTTTCACGTCCATTACGCGCAATACGCCTATTTGCAGCAATGGAATGGGTTGCCTTTTGAGCGGCTAAAACCAGATGATTTTGTGTCTTTGGATGCAATTTATGCGTGGATGCGCCCACACTACAAAATGCTACATGGATTTTTAGCCAACGCAGATGAAACGGGGTTGCCCGGCCCAATGTCGTTGCCCTGGTCTAAATACTATGGCCGGCAACTCGGCATCGAGCCGGCTGATACAACGCTTGGGGAAACCATGCTACACCTCAGTTGCCACGGCATACACCACCGCGCGCAATTAAATACACTGCTACGGAAGCTTGGTACAGAGCCCCCGCTGATCGATTATATAGCCTGGCTCTGGCACGGCCGGCCCCTGGCTGTGTGGGAGAATGGGGCTGCGGCAAACTAGCTTCCTTTTTTCGATGTGCGTTGCTTCTTTGCTTCTTGCTGCCTCATTTCTTGCCGGCGCATGGGCATGGTGTCGATTAATGCAAAAAGGTCCTGTAATGAAGTAGCACGGGTCCGGTCGAGTTTTACCCCGCCATCTTTACCGATAAGCACAACCCTGAACGCGGCAGCATCAGCATTGTAATCAGCTTGCAATTGCGCTGCGGCTTGTGCAGGAATGTTTGTTTTACCCGTAGTTGCTTTTCCCTCGAAAATACGAATGAGGACCATGTGGCGGTCTTCGAAGCCGGCGGTATCTGCTTCAATGGATGCCAGGAGCGCTTTCACGTTCTTTGTTGCTGGGTCATCAGCAAAAATCAAAACCACGCGATGCTGCCACCGGTACTGTTTCATGGTAAAGTGCTGGTCTTGCTGGGCAAAGGAGGTTATGGGTGTCAGCATGAGGAGCAGGGCAATCAAACGAGTTGTCAGAGAGGCGCGCATGATGACAATGGCCAGTGGTCTGTTTGCGTTGTAGGATTCAAGTCAAATAAGCTTCTCTGTTCAATAGCCCCCAGCGGCAAATTTGTTGCCTGAGTCAGAATGTATAGGTGCGGCATTGCTGCCGCCTTTTCATGCCTGATAACTCAAATGTGGCACAACCATGAAAAAGACCATGCTGTTTTTACTGGTGGTTGCAGGGCTTGTGTTATTCCCTGGCAACGCTAAAGGCCAACAGATTGCGTCCAATCAATTAACCGATTACAGCGGCTATTACTGGCTGGAAGAAGTGATTTCTTCGCTCGATATGGTAAGCCGCTGGCAAGAAGGCCGGCGTGGATTGGAGCGCGAATCCGTATATGGCATCGTGTATCGCGTCCGCAATAATAACAACTATGCGCA encodes:
- a CDS encoding histidine kinase N-terminal 7TM domain-containing protein, producing the protein MDSSLLNSGYIFLVGAFSTLPLMLYAWPRRHFPTVPFFIIGSSLVFLWCLLSAVDHSLGEAIEARTRINNIIYLPIAFSSINWFFFALSFTRRNKWLTWKHILVACIIPATTSVLAITNQQHGIMFGQPSMVEVTNDYYIFTRDLHGWFWVHTLYSYLAILIGSIVIIRAVFGKSRIYRNQGGIMIFGALIPFTANITYLFFQLEIDITPLSMSASAVLFAWGIFRYKLFNLAPVARATVFDCVDDPVVVLDTNECVVDLNPSAAALLELPKKELIGEELSEACLYPLNELADHGAIPEDIILLKNDVETCYRVSSKPITGAKGDHLGRLLMLHDITSLKQKERELQRAKESAEQAATAKSEFLATMSHEIRTPMNGVIGFTSLLLDTELDAEQYEFVNTIRNSGNSLLAIINDILDFSKIEAGKVKIDKHPFTLHTCIEESLDAVCHTAAQKELDLAYFIHPSVPHIISSDATRLRQVLINLLDNAVKFTEAGEITLQVAIEKYPKDVSAPYSLRFSVHDTGVGIPPARVATIFDSFTQVDSSTTRRYGGTGLGLTICKRLIQMMDGAIGVDSIPGKGSEFYFTIEAGEQQRSDLIMPATRTPSIMAGQRILVVSCSEPRCNRLSHLFKRWGIRADFVASAVEALTRADKNAGKNTAPYDAILLDNQLPELDARKLGRTLQAQYQDSPLILISTRNFSPSPKQIKPAALLEKPIKEARLKKVLQSSLSWKSAKEQKSDYLIFDPQLGQTHPLNILIAEDDAINQELARLFFRRLGYTPDIVSNGKLVLKALKEKDYDVIFMDVYMPEMDGLETTRRIIWDDEDDSRPVIVAMTASVTLHDRNQCTLAGMDDFISKPIHLEHLVRILKQLKGLDTASEVV
- a CDS encoding DinB family protein — encoded protein: MINKSLLEELYRHMDWADATVWKKVYGNEAAIADDNVKALLFHVHYAQYAYLQQWNGLPFERLKPDDFVSLDAIYAWMRPHYKMLHGFLANADETGLPGPMSLPWSKYYGRQLGIEPADTTLGETMLHLSCHGIHHRAQLNTLLRKLGTEPPLIDYIAWLWHGRPLAVWENGAAAN
- a CDS encoding DUF4174 domain-containing protein yields the protein MRASLTTRLIALLLMLTPITSFAQQDQHFTMKQYRWQHRVVLIFADDPATKNVKALLASIEADTAGFEDRHMVLIRIFEGKATTGKTNIPAQAAAQLQADYNADAAAFRVVLIGKDGGVKLDRTRATSLQDLFALIDTMPMRRQEMRQQEAKKQRTSKKGS